In Allocoprobacillus halotolerans, a genomic segment contains:
- a CDS encoding glycogen/starch/alpha-glucan phosphorylase produces MFKTKEEFKYEFSKRIIESYGRTVEEAHITEKFMTLERMVRDYASVNWAMTKMATKTNYQKQVHYFSMEFLIGRLLVNNLMNLGIYEIAKEGLADYGINIHDLEELESDAGLGNGGLGRLAACFMDSLASLSYPAFGNTIRYEYGLFKQKIENGYQVEVPDQWLKLGNMWEVRKPKHAVDVKFWGHVVWNEETGKWDHVDAECVRAVPYDMPIVGNDTTVTNTLRLWHSEPSDNIPSNKDFRQYAQEVRDICQTLYPDDSTLAGRTLRLKQQYFFVSAGLRAIIKNHLRVYPSLANFHEKNVIQLNDTHPVLVIPELMRILIDEYDMDWDEAWDITTHTCAYTNHTILSEALEKWPISTMQSLLPRVYQIIEEINRRFIGYVKHLSDNDEDLLNRVMILKDGQVHMAHLAIVGSFSVNGVARLHTQILMEQEMKDFYFLYPEKFNNKTNGITHRRWLAYSNPELTTLLNETIGNDWIKHPEQLEKLMNYVDDSIVQGKFYNVKQQRKQVLADYIYQHNGIQVDVNSIFDIQVKRLHAYKRQLLNIMHVIYLYQQMKRNPEFKIYPRTFIFGAKAAPAYYFAKKVIKLINSVADMVNNDPDTNAYLKVVFIENYGVTIAEKIMPAADVSEQISTAGKEASGTGNMKFMMNGAVTVGTLDGANVEIAERVGDDNVIIFGLKDNEINELRWNGQYNAWDYYNNDPRIKNVVDSLVDGTFHESREEFRMIFDELMNRNDEYFLFADFESYLKAQAKVDELYRDRAKWSKMCLVNIAQSGYFSSDRTIEEYVEDIWKLDRVKR; encoded by the coding sequence ATGTTTAAGACAAAAGAAGAATTTAAATATGAGTTTTCAAAAAGAATTATTGAATCTTACGGACGCACAGTTGAAGAAGCACACATTACTGAAAAGTTTATGACACTTGAAAGAATGGTGCGTGATTATGCTTCTGTCAATTGGGCGATGACAAAAATGGCGACAAAAACAAACTATCAAAAACAAGTTCATTATTTTTCAATGGAGTTTTTGATTGGACGTTTATTAGTGAACAACTTAATGAATTTAGGTATTTATGAAATTGCTAAAGAGGGATTAGCTGATTATGGTATTAATATCCATGATTTAGAAGAATTAGAATCTGATGCAGGTTTAGGAAATGGTGGTTTAGGAAGACTTGCAGCTTGTTTCATGGATTCATTAGCTTCACTTTCTTATCCAGCATTTGGAAATACAATTCGTTATGAATATGGATTATTTAAACAAAAAATAGAAAATGGATATCAAGTAGAAGTTCCTGATCAATGGTTAAAATTAGGAAATATGTGGGAAGTTAGAAAACCTAAACATGCGGTTGATGTGAAATTCTGGGGACATGTTGTATGGAATGAAGAAACTGGTAAATGGGATCATGTTGATGCTGAATGTGTCAGAGCAGTTCCTTATGATATGCCAATTGTAGGTAATGATACAACAGTTACCAATACACTTCGTTTATGGCATTCTGAACCAAGTGACAATATTCCATCTAATAAAGATTTTAGACAATATGCACAAGAAGTCAGAGATATTTGTCAGACTTTATATCCTGATGACTCAACACTTGCCGGACGTACTTTACGTTTGAAACAACAATATTTCTTTGTTTCAGCAGGGTTACGTGCGATTATTAAAAATCATTTAAGAGTTTATCCATCATTAGCGAATTTCCATGAAAAGAATGTGATTCAGTTAAATGATACACATCCTGTTTTAGTGATTCCTGAATTGATGAGAATTTTAATTGATGAATATGATATGGATTGGGATGAAGCATGGGACATCACAACACATACTTGTGCTTATACAAACCATACTATTTTATCAGAAGCATTGGAAAAATGGCCTATTTCTACAATGCAGTCATTACTTCCAAGGGTTTATCAAATTATCGAAGAAATCAATAGAAGATTTATAGGTTATGTTAAACATTTAAGTGATAACGATGAAGATTTATTAAATCGTGTTATGATTTTAAAAGATGGTCAAGTGCATATGGCTCATCTTGCGATTGTTGGAAGCTTTAGTGTTAATGGGGTTGCTAGACTTCATACACAAATTTTAATGGAACAGGAAATGAAAGATTTTTATTTCTTATATCCAGAAAAATTCAACAACAAAACAAATGGTATTACACATCGTAGATGGTTAGCTTATTCAAATCCAGAATTAACTACATTATTAAATGAAACAATTGGAAATGATTGGATTAAACATCCTGAACAATTAGAAAAATTAATGAATTATGTTGATGATTCTATTGTCCAAGGAAAATTCTATAATGTGAAACAACAAAGAAAACAAGTTTTAGCTGATTATATTTATCAACACAATGGTATTCAAGTTGATGTCAATAGTATTTTTGATATTCAAGTGAAGAGACTACATGCTTATAAACGTCAATTATTAAATATCATGCATGTTATTTACTTATATCAACAAATGAAGAGGAATCCTGAATTTAAGATTTATCCAAGAACATTTATCTTTGGGGCAAAAGCTGCACCAGCTTACTACTTTGCAAAAAAAGTTATTAAATTAATTAATAGTGTAGCTGATATGGTTAATAATGATCCTGATACAAATGCTTATTTAAAAGTTGTATTTATTGAAAACTATGGTGTCACAATTGCTGAAAAGATTATGCCTGCGGCAGATGTTTCTGAACAGATTTCAACTGCTGGTAAAGAAGCAAGTGGTACAGGTAATATGAAATTCATGATGAACGGAGCAGTAACTGTTGGAACACTTGATGGTGCTAACGTAGAAATTGCTGAACGTGTTGGTGATGACAATGTCATTATCTTTGGATTAAAAGATAATGAAATCAATGAATTAAGATGGAATGGACAATATAATGCTTGGGATTATTATAACAATGATCCACGTATTAAAAATGTTGTTGATTCTTTAGTGGATGGAACATTCCATGAATCAAGAGAAGAATTCAGAATGATTTTTGATGAATTAATGAATCGTAATGATGAATACTTCTTATTTGCTGATTTTGAATCTTATTTGAAAGCTCAAGCTAAAGTAGATGAATTATATCGTGATCGTGCAAAATGGTCTAAGATGTGTCTTGTCAATATTGCACAATCTGGATATTTCTCATCAGATCGTACAATTGAAGAATATGTTGAAGATATTTGGAAATTAGATAGAGTGAAAAGATAA